The sequence ATAGGCCAAGCGGGCTCGAAGATAAGAACAGGCTACGCGGACCGATGACCTGAACACGCCCGGTGGGCCCGATGACTTGAACGGGTCCggcgagcccgatgacccggatggACCGACGATCCGGACGAACttgacgacccggatgggcccgacgacccatgacgggcccgacgacctacaCAGGCCTTACGACCCAAATGGGCACGACGACATGAACGGGCtagacgacccggacgggcccgacgatccggACATACCTGACGACTCAGACGAcgcagacgggcccgacgactcgaACGAGCCTAACGACCTACATAGGCCTTACGAACCAGATGGGCACGACGACATGAACGGGCCAGA is a genomic window of Vigna unguiculata cultivar IT97K-499-35 unplaced genomic scaffold, ASM411807v1 contig_479, whole genome shotgun sequence containing:
- the LOC114172044 gene encoding uncharacterized protein LOC114172044 codes for the protein MGPTTHDGPDDLHRPYDPNGHDDMNGLDDPDGPDDPDIPDDSDDADGPDDSNEPNDLHRPYEPDGHDDMNGPDDLDGPDDPDGPNDLDDPDGPTTQTGAMSRTSWTGWMA